Proteins from a single region of Sesamum indicum cultivar Zhongzhi No. 13 linkage group LG5, S_indicum_v1.0, whole genome shotgun sequence:
- the LOC105161791 gene encoding scarecrow-like protein 32 codes for MKAELRGNSQSIPLQDPNHLATTQSSTSGALTGCLSTLDGACIEKLLLHCASALETNNVTLAQQVMWVLNNVASFVGDPNQRLASYFLRALVSRASRVCPTPVNFNTATGGAAGGGPAFHRTLMSVTELAGYVDLIPWHRFGFCASNGTILKAIQGFPRIHILDFSITHCMQWPTLIDALAKGPEGPPMLRISVLSWRPKVPPLLNASIEEIGHRLTNFAKYRDVPFEFNIVEVGIPQESSSDILHYDLLLRQLNSSQLNLKVDEALVVNCQNWLRYLPDEPTCSSTSSNLISCRDSFLDMVKNLSPRIVTVVDEDCDLGAMTGLESRITSCFNYMWIPFDALETFLPKNSPQRIEYEADIGHKIENIIGFEGIQRIERLESFTKLSQRMGNKGFLSVPFCEETIKEVKTLLDEHASGWGMKKDEDNTLILTWKGHNSVYATAWVPHTVGKILSHELTTSDCLRRS; via the coding sequence ATGAAAGCAGAATTAAGAGGAAACTCACAGTCCATTCCGTTACAAGACCCTAACCATTTGGCAACCACACAAAGTTCTACCTCAGGTGCATTGACAGGATGCCTTAGCACCCTCGACGGAGCATGCATAGAGAAGCTATTACTTCACTGTGCGAGTGCCCTTGAGACCAACAACGTTACGTTGGCTCAACAAGTAATGTGGGTCCTCAACAACGTTGCCTCTTTCGTCGGTGATCCCAACCAAAGGCTAGCCTCATACTTCCTTAGGGCTCTCGTTTCAAGGGCTTCTAGGGTTTGTCCAACCCCTGTGAATTTCAACACGGCCACCGGAGGTGCAGCCGGAGGTGGTCCAGCCTTCCACAGAACACTGATGTCTGTGACGGAGCTAGCCGGGTACGTAGACCTAATCCCTTGGCATAGGTTTGGATTCTGTGCATCAAATGGTACCATTCTCAAGGCAATTCAAGGGTTTCCAAGAATTCACATCTTGGATTTTAGCATCACTCACTGCATGCAATGGCCAACTCTCATAGATGCATTAGCAAAAGGGCCTGAAGGCCCTCCAATGCTGAGAATATCTGTTCTTTCATGGAGGCCAAAAGTCCCACCTTTGCTCAACGCATCCATTGAAGAAATCGGTCATCGTTTGACGAATTTCGCTAAGTATAGAGACGTCCCTTTTGAATTTAACATAGTTGAAGTTGGAATACCCCAAGAATCCTCTTCTGATATTCTTCACTATGATTTGCTACTAAGACAACTGAACTCTTCCCAACTCAATCTTAAGGTTGACGAGGCGCTTGTAGTAAACTGCCAAAACTGGCTACGATATCTGCCCGATGAGCCAACGTGCAGTTCTACTTCTAGCAATCTAATTTCTTGCCGGGATTCTTTCCTCGACATGGTAAAAAACCTAAGTCCTCGTATCGTGACCGTGGTCGATGAGGACTGTGATCTGGGTGCAATGACCGGACTTGAATCAAGAATCACCTCTTGCTTTAACTACATGTGGATCCCTTTCGATGCACTCGAGACATTCTTGCCCAAAAACAGCCCTCAGAGGATAGAGTACGAAGCTGATATTGGCCACAAGATTGAGAACATTATCGGATTTGAGGGCATTCAAAGGATAGAGAGGTTAGAGTCCTTTACTAAGTTGTCTCAACGCATGGGGAACAAGGGTTTCCTAAGTGTCCCATTTTGCGAAGAGACTATTAAGGAGGTTAAAACGCTGTTAGATGAACATGCAAGTGGATGGGGGATGAAGAAAGACGAGGACAACACACTGATTCTTACATGGAAAGGCCATAATTCAGTCTACGCCACAGCGTGGGTCCCGCATACTGTTGGGAAAATTCTATCTCACGAACTGACCACATCTGACTGTCTCAGACGATCATAG